From one Sphingomonas xanthus genomic stretch:
- the rimP gene encoding ribosome maturation protein RimP gives MTDTTALARLIEPAVKAQGLALVRVAMIGGKTDPTLQVMAERPDTRQLTLGDCETLSRALSELIDAEEAAGRDPVDGPYRLEVSSPGIDRPLTRLQDYADWTGHEARIRFAEPQDGAKQVSGDICGVDGDIITVATTKGERQVAYSNIASAKLILTDKLINATAPLSLEGADQIKTEG, from the coding sequence TTGACCGATACCACTGCCCTCGCCCGCTTGATCGAGCCCGCCGTCAAGGCGCAAGGCTTGGCGCTTGTGCGCGTCGCGATGATCGGCGGCAAGACTGACCCGACCCTTCAGGTGATGGCGGAACGGCCCGACACGCGGCAGCTGACGCTGGGCGATTGCGAGACGCTTTCACGCGCCTTGTCGGAGCTGATCGACGCTGAGGAAGCCGCCGGCCGCGACCCGGTTGACGGCCCCTATCGGCTGGAGGTCAGCTCGCCCGGCATCGACCGGCCGCTGACCCGCCTCCAGGATTATGCCGATTGGACCGGACATGAGGCCAGGATCAGGTTTGCCGAACCGCAGGACGGCGCCAAGCAGGTCTCGGGCGACATTTGCGGGGTCGATGGCGACATCATCACCGTCGCCACCACCAAGGGCGAACGCCAGGTCGCCTATTCGAACATCGCGTCGGCCAAGCTCATCTTGACCGACAAGCTTATTAACGCCACCGCGCCGCTCAGCCTCGAAGGCGCCGATCAGATCAAGACGGAAGGTTGA
- a CDS encoding isoprenylcysteine carboxyl methyltransferase family protein — MIWPTVAILGFVTLQRLVELPIARANTLRLLAAGGQEVAPGHYPFIVLLHAAWLASLWLFAPGRPVSLPMVALFLLVEGGRIWVLRTLGSRWTTRIIVVPGEKLVSAGPYRFVDHPNYLVVMAEIAILPLIFGLWQVALIFSLLNGGILAVRISAENRALGR, encoded by the coding sequence ATGATCTGGCCTACGGTCGCGATCCTCGGCTTCGTGACGCTGCAGCGGCTCGTCGAGCTGCCGATCGCCCGCGCCAATACGCTCCGCCTTCTTGCAGCCGGCGGACAAGAAGTCGCACCTGGACATTATCCCTTCATCGTCCTGCTGCACGCCGCCTGGCTTGCAAGTCTGTGGTTGTTTGCGCCCGGCCGCCCGGTCAGCCTGCCCATGGTCGCGTTATTCCTGCTCGTCGAAGGTGGCAGAATCTGGGTGCTGCGGACGCTCGGTTCGCGCTGGACGACGCGGATCATCGTCGTGCCGGGCGAAAAGCTAGTCTCGGCCGGCCCCTACCGCTTCGTCGATCATCCCAATTACCTGGTGGTAATGGCCGAAATCGCCATTCTCCCGCTCATCTTCGGCCTCTGGCAGGTCGCATTGATTTTCTCCCTGCTCAACGGGGGGATTCTCGCCGTTAGGATCAGCGCCGAAAATCGCGCGCTTGGCCGCTGA